Proteins encoded by one window of Lycium barbarum isolate Lr01 chromosome 11, ASM1917538v2, whole genome shotgun sequence:
- the LOC132620353 gene encoding sesquiterpene synthase 15b-like isoform X1: MDGFGVEAKITRRSDNHHPTIWGDHFLAYAHLSGATEWEKREHEDLKEEVRKMLEMSPSKSLQKLDLINTIQLLGVAYHFENEIAESLSNFYTCYEEWISTVNESDLHAVALSFRLLRQQGYYVSSDVFKKFIDDQGNYKKTLVSDVPGLLSLYEAAQYRVQDEEILDEAVNFTISHLKLLLPKLSNSLQMKVSNALKYPINKTIVRVATRKYISFYQEDKSCDEILLNFAKLDFNILQKMHKRELCDITRWWKELDLAKALPFARDRVVELYTWSLGVYFEPQYKIARNIITKVLCFISITDDIYDTYGTLHELTLLTNAIERWNIDATEQLPSYMKLFYNALLDVYSEVEKDLAKENKSFRVNYSIAAKKKLVRAYFKEAKWYHGNKVPTMEEYMKNGIQSSTSPCLATVSLLGMGNKATKEAYDWFASEPPILVASGITARLSNDIVSHEREIERGDVTGLECYMKEYGVTKEEANTDIRKIIENSWKDINRGCLKPTAVPRILLMPVLNLARMSEFAYTDEDAYTFSKNNFREAVSMVLVDPITL, from the exons atgGATGGATTTGGTGTTGAGGCTAAGATTACACGTCGGAGTGACAATCATCATCCTACTATTTGGGGAGACCATTTTCTTGCCTATGCTCATCTCTCG GGAGCGACTGAATGGGAAAAGAGGGAACATGAGGATCTAAAAGAAGAAGTGAGAAAAATGCTAGAGATGTCTCCTTCCAAATCTTTGCAAAAACTTGACCTGATCAACACAATCCAATTGCTTGGAGTAGCGTATCATTTTGAAAATGAGATTGCGGAATCATTGAGTAACTTTTATACTTGTTATGAAGAATGGATTAGTACAGTTAATGAAAGTGACCTTCATGCTGTTGCTCTAAGTTTTCGATTGCTTAGGCAACAAGGCTATTATGTCTCATCTG ATGTTTTTAAGAAGTTCATTGACGATCAAGGAAATTACAAAAAAACATTGGTTAGCGACGTGCCAGGATTGTTGAGCTTGTACGAGGCAGCACAATATAGAGTACAAGATGAAGAAATTCTTGATGAAGCAGTTAATTTTACCATCAGTCATTTGAAGCTACTGTTACCTAAATTAAGCAATTCTCTACAGATGAAAGTCAGCAATGCACTAAAGTATCCAATTAACAAAACTATAGTGAGGGTAGCGACGAGAAAATACATATCGTTTTACCAAGAAGATAAATCATGTGATGAAATTTTACTGAATTTCGCAAAATTGGACTTCAACATATTGCAGAAGATGCATAAAAGGGAGCTGTGTGATATCACAAG GTGGTGGAAAGAATTGGACTTGGCGAAAGCATTACCTTTTGCAAGAGACAGAGTAGTTGAGTTGTACACCTGGTCTTTGGGTGTGTACTTTGAGCCACAATATAAGATTGCCAGGAACATAATAACCAAAGTGTTATGCTTCATTTCTATTACTGATGACATCTATGATACCTATGGAACACTACATGAACTTACTCTCCTCACAAATGCAATAGAAAG GTGGAACATTGACGCTACAGAACAGTTACCATCATATATGAAGCTTTTCTACAATGCTCTTCTAGATGTTTACAGTGAAGTGGAGAAAGATTTGGCGAAGGAGAACAAGTCATTTCGAGTCAACTATTCTATAGCTGCG aagaagaagttggtgagGGCTTATTTTAAAGAGGCCAAATGGTATCATGGGAACAAAGTCCCAACAATGGAGGAGTATATGAAGAATGGAATTCAATCTAGCACTAGCCCATGTCTTGCAACAGTTTCTTTATTAGGCATGGGGAATAAAGCAACCAAAGAGGCTTACGACTGGTTTGCAAGTGAACCTCCAATTCTCGTTGCTTCCGGTATCACTGCAAGATTATCCAATGATATTGTATCACACGAG AGAGAAATAGAAAGAGGAGATGTAACAGGTCTTGAATGTTACATGAAGGAATATGGTGTCACAAAAGAAGAAGCAAACACGGACATAAGGAAAATAATAGAGAATAGTTGGAAGGATATAAATCGAGGATGCCTTAAACCTACAGCAGTACCAAGGATTTTGCTCATGCCAGTGCTCAACCTTGCTAGAATGTCGGAGTTTGCATATACAGATGAAGATGCTTATACTTTTTCCAAAAATAACTTCAGAGAAGCCGTTTCTATGGTGCTAGTTGATCCCATTACACTGTGA
- the LOC132620353 gene encoding sesquiterpene synthase 15b-like isoform X2 codes for MDGFGVEAKITRRSDNHHPTIWGDHFLAYAHLSGATEWEKREHEDLKEEVRKMLEMSPSKSLQKLDLINTIQLLGVAYHFENEIAESLSNFYTCYEEWISTVNESDLHAVALSFRLLRQQGYYVSSDVFKKFIDDQGNYKKTLVSDVPGLLSLYEAAQYRMKVSNALKYPINKTIVRVATRKYISFYQEDKSCDEILLNFAKLDFNILQKMHKRELCDITRWWKELDLAKALPFARDRVVELYTWSLGVYFEPQYKIARNIITKVLCFISITDDIYDTYGTLHELTLLTNAIERWNIDATEQLPSYMKLFYNALLDVYSEVEKDLAKENKSFRVNYSIAAKKKLVRAYFKEAKWYHGNKVPTMEEYMKNGIQSSTSPCLATVSLLGMGNKATKEAYDWFASEPPILVASGITARLSNDIVSHEREIERGDVTGLECYMKEYGVTKEEANTDIRKIIENSWKDINRGCLKPTAVPRILLMPVLNLARMSEFAYTDEDAYTFSKNNFREAVSMVLVDPITL; via the exons atgGATGGATTTGGTGTTGAGGCTAAGATTACACGTCGGAGTGACAATCATCATCCTACTATTTGGGGAGACCATTTTCTTGCCTATGCTCATCTCTCG GGAGCGACTGAATGGGAAAAGAGGGAACATGAGGATCTAAAAGAAGAAGTGAGAAAAATGCTAGAGATGTCTCCTTCCAAATCTTTGCAAAAACTTGACCTGATCAACACAATCCAATTGCTTGGAGTAGCGTATCATTTTGAAAATGAGATTGCGGAATCATTGAGTAACTTTTATACTTGTTATGAAGAATGGATTAGTACAGTTAATGAAAGTGACCTTCATGCTGTTGCTCTAAGTTTTCGATTGCTTAGGCAACAAGGCTATTATGTCTCATCTG ATGTTTTTAAGAAGTTCATTGACGATCAAGGAAATTACAAAAAAACATTGGTTAGCGACGTGCCAGGATTGTTGAGCTTGTACGAGGCAGCACAATATAGA ATGAAAGTCAGCAATGCACTAAAGTATCCAATTAACAAAACTATAGTGAGGGTAGCGACGAGAAAATACATATCGTTTTACCAAGAAGATAAATCATGTGATGAAATTTTACTGAATTTCGCAAAATTGGACTTCAACATATTGCAGAAGATGCATAAAAGGGAGCTGTGTGATATCACAAG GTGGTGGAAAGAATTGGACTTGGCGAAAGCATTACCTTTTGCAAGAGACAGAGTAGTTGAGTTGTACACCTGGTCTTTGGGTGTGTACTTTGAGCCACAATATAAGATTGCCAGGAACATAATAACCAAAGTGTTATGCTTCATTTCTATTACTGATGACATCTATGATACCTATGGAACACTACATGAACTTACTCTCCTCACAAATGCAATAGAAAG GTGGAACATTGACGCTACAGAACAGTTACCATCATATATGAAGCTTTTCTACAATGCTCTTCTAGATGTTTACAGTGAAGTGGAGAAAGATTTGGCGAAGGAGAACAAGTCATTTCGAGTCAACTATTCTATAGCTGCG aagaagaagttggtgagGGCTTATTTTAAAGAGGCCAAATGGTATCATGGGAACAAAGTCCCAACAATGGAGGAGTATATGAAGAATGGAATTCAATCTAGCACTAGCCCATGTCTTGCAACAGTTTCTTTATTAGGCATGGGGAATAAAGCAACCAAAGAGGCTTACGACTGGTTTGCAAGTGAACCTCCAATTCTCGTTGCTTCCGGTATCACTGCAAGATTATCCAATGATATTGTATCACACGAG AGAGAAATAGAAAGAGGAGATGTAACAGGTCTTGAATGTTACATGAAGGAATATGGTGTCACAAAAGAAGAAGCAAACACGGACATAAGGAAAATAATAGAGAATAGTTGGAAGGATATAAATCGAGGATGCCTTAAACCTACAGCAGTACCAAGGATTTTGCTCATGCCAGTGCTCAACCTTGCTAGAATGTCGGAGTTTGCATATACAGATGAAGATGCTTATACTTTTTCCAAAAATAACTTCAGAGAAGCCGTTTCTATGGTGCTAGTTGATCCCATTACACTGTGA
- the LOC132618912 gene encoding mitogen-activated protein kinase kinase kinase 18-like, producing MDWTRGHTIGHGSSAAVSVAKSRFSDDVFAVKSVELSQSHFLQKEQKILSKLSSPYIVTYKGYDVTKESDKLMFNLMMEYMPDGTLFDETRKQGGRINEPLIGYYTKQILEGLEDIHTRGIVHCDIKGQNILLGKTGAKIADFGCARCVDLAERDGSAEPIGGTPMFMAPEVARGEEQSCSADIWALGCTIIEMATGRSPWTNVTNPASLLYKIAFSGQSPEIPKFLSLQAKDFLSKCLRRDAKERWTAKQLLKHPFLEESNSNSTKKQDFVTSSPTSILDQDIWNSVEESETINSTIQTVSSMDCPFQRVRKLGVNSGKPNWCWDDDIWTTVRNTSEQNEGVDDKVACGTKTAISESHEMELESCFGSEELEINCLDNIFCCNIGAVQKSSVISSLTFPRHLTYSVNKIQCS from the coding sequence ATGGATTGGACTAGAGGCCACACCATAGGCCACGGCTCTTCTGCCGCGGTATCCGTTGCCAAGTCACGTTTCTCCGATGACGTTTTTGCTGTTAAATCAGTAGAGCTATCCCAGTCGCACTTCTTACAAAAAGAACAGAAAATTCTGTCCAAATTGAGCTCACCTTACATAGTTACCTACAAGGGGTACGATGTTACAAAAGAGAGCGACAAACTCATGTTTAATCTTATGATGGAGTACATGCCTGACGGTACACTTTTTGATGAAACCCGGAAACAGGGTGGTCGGATCAACGAGCCACTGATTGGGTATTACACGAAGCAAATTCTGGAAGGACTAGAGGACATACATACAAGGGGGATAGTACACTGTGACATAAAAGGACAGAACATTTTGTTAGGTAAAACCGGGGCCAAAATTGCCGACTTTGGTTGTGCCAGGTGCGTTGATCTGGCGGAGAGGGACGGGAGCGCAGAGCCAATTGGTGGAACGCCGATGTTCATGGCACCAGAGGTGgcgcgtggggaagaacaaagttGTTCAGCTGATATTTGGGCATTGGGATGTACTATTATTGAAATGGCCACGGGTAGATCACCATGGACTAATGTGACCAATCCAGCTTCATTACTTTACAAAATTGCATTTTCAGGGCAATCCCCTGAAATTCCAAAGTTTCTGTCTTTACAAGCAAAGGATTTCTTAAGCAAATGTTTGAGAAGAGACGCAAAAGAAAGATGGACGGCTAAACAACTCCTCAAACATCCGTTTCTTGAAGAATCCAATTCGAATTCTACGAAAAAACAAGATTTTGTAACAAGCTCTCCAACAAGCATTCTTGATCAAGACATTTGGAATTCAGTGGAGGAATCAGAAACCATAAATTCTACAATACAAACAGTTAGCTCAATGGATTGTCCTTTTCAAAGGGTAAGAAAATTGGGTGTGAATTCAGGAAAACCAAACTGGTGTTGGGATGATGATATTTGGACCACAGTTAGAAATACCAGTGAGCAAAATGAAGGAGTTGATGACAAGGTAGCTTGTGGGACAAAGACAGCTATTTCTGAAAGTCATGAAATGGAGCTGGAAAGCTGTTTTGGTAGTGAGGAGTTGGAAATAAATTGCTTAGATAATATTTTTTGCTGTAATATAGGAGCAGTACAAAAGAGCTCTGTAATTAGTAGTCTCACTTTTCCTAGGCATTTGACATATTCAGTAAATAAAATTCAGTGTTCATAA